The Carassius gibelio isolate Cgi1373 ecotype wild population from Czech Republic chromosome B14, carGib1.2-hapl.c, whole genome shotgun sequence genome has a segment encoding these proteins:
- the LOC127971400 gene encoding peptidyl-prolyl cis-trans isomerase NIMA-interacting 4-like, with product MVSVWKQWRKNKPGMRFGEVAAQYSEDKARQGGDLGWMKRGSMVGPFQDAAFALPISTRVKPLYTDPPVKTKFGYHIIMVEGKKQML from the exons ATGGTTAGTGTATGGAAgcaatggagaaaaaacaagCCTGGCATGCGCTTCGGTGAGGTGGCAGCACAGTACAGTGAGGACAAAGCCAGACAAGGA GGTGACCTTGGCTGGATGAAAAGAGGATCAATGGTAGGACCATTTCAGGACGCAGCATTTGCACTGCCCATCAGCACTAGGGTCAAACCTTTATACACTGATCCTCCCGTGAAAACCAAGTTTGGTTATCACATTATCATGGTTGAAGGCAAAAAACAAATGCTCTGA
- the LOC127971397 gene encoding long-chain-fatty-acid--CoA ligase 4, which produces MDLSTILLFPVHVVVRLYSLLSFLPWFFLTGAQKKKALAKRVKSRSTTGQAEGPYRSVDRFDSLVTEDFPGKDTLDKLFDYAVERFGKADCLGTREVLSEENETQPNGKVFKKLILGNYKWLSYEEMDTQVSQFGSGLAALGQQPKSTIAIFCETRAEWMITAQACFRRNFPLVTFYATLGEEAVVFGLNECGATQLVTSVELLETKLKNVLPQIPRLRQIIYVDRKSISTVGYPQGVQIHSMHSVQELGAKPENLSRPIVKPVPSDLAVIMYTSGSTGRPKGVTIIHSNLIGGMAGQCERIPGLGPKDTYIAYLPLAHVLEMTAEISCVTYGCRIGYSTPQTLSDQSTKIKKGSKGDCTVLKPSLMAAVPEIMDRINKNVMSKVQEMNCVQRTLFKLAYDYKLEQIKKGYDAPLCNILFKKVRALLGGNVRMMLSGGAPLSPATQRFMNICFCCPVGQGYGLTETCGAGTITEVADYSTGRVGAPLICCEVKLKDWAEGGYTKHDKPHPRGEILIGGPNVTMGYFRSEGCNNDFIVDENGQRWFCTGDIGEMHPDGCLQIVDRKKDLVKLQAGEYVSLGKVESALKSCSLIDNICAYANSDQNYVISFIVPNQKTLTALANQKGIEGTWEEICNHPVMEREVLRAIKEVATSIKLQRFEIPVMVHLSPEPWTPETGLVTDAFKLKRIELKNHYLNDIERMYGRK; this is translated from the exons ATGGACCTGAGTACCATTCTCTTGTTCCCAGTACATGTAGTAGTGAGGCTCTACTCACTCTTGAGCTTTCTACCATGGTTCTTCCTGACTGGAGCTCAGAAAAAGAAAGCCCTAGCAAAGAGAGTCAAATCCAGGTCAACCACCGGTCAGGCTGAAGGGCCGTATCGTTCCGTGGATCGCTTCGACTCCCTGGTCACAGAGGACTTCCCTGGAAAAGACACCCTTGATAAGCTGTTTGACTATGCGGTGGAGCGTTTCGGTAAAGCGGACTGCCTGGGAACCAGAGAAGTTTTGAGCGAAGAAAATGAGACTCAGCCGAATGGAAAGGTCTTCAAGAAG TTAATTCTGGGCAATTATAAGTGGTTATCCTATGAGGAGATGGACACTCAGGTCAGTCAGTTTGGGAGCGGACTGGCAGCACTAGGCCAACAGCCAAAAAGCACCATCGCGATTTTCTGTGAGACACGGGCAGAGTGGATGATCACAGCTCAGGCCTGCTTCAGACGCAATTTCCCAT TGGTCACCTTTTATGCAACCCTAGGAGAAGAGGCAGTGGTTTTTGGATTGAATGAGTGTGGAGCTACACAGCTGGTCACCAGTGTGGAATTGCTGGAAACCAAACTGAAG AATGTTCTTCCACAAATCCCCAGACTGAGGCAGATCATCTATGTGGACAGGAAGAGCATCAGCACAGTGGGATATCCACAGGGCGTCCAGATCCACAGCATGCACTCTGTGCAAGAGCTGGGAGCCAAGCCAGAAAACT TGAGCAGACCCATAGTGAAGCCCGTCCCATCAGACCTTGCTGTTATTATGTATACCAGCGGCTCCACCGGTAGACCTAAAGGGGTGACGATCATTCACAGTAACCTGATCGGGGGCATGGCAGGCCAGTGCGAGAGGATACCTGGTTTGGG ACCAAAGGATACCTATATTGCCTATCTTCCTCTTGCTCACGTGCTGGAAATGACAGCTGAGATCTCGTGTGTGACGTACGGCTGCAGGATCGGCTATTCCACACCACAAACACTGTCTGATCAG TCAACCAAAATTAAGAAGGGAAGTAAAGGTGACTGCACCGTGCTGAAACCTTCTCTAATGGCCGCCGTACCT GAAATAATGGACCGGATCAATAAGAACGTCATGAGTAAAGTGCAGGAGATGAACTGCGTGCAGAGAACCCTATTCAAACTGGCCTACGACTACAAGCTCGAGCAGATCAAGAAGGGTTATGATGCGCCCCTGTGCAATAT TTTATTTAAGAAAGTCAGAGCTCTGCTGGGTGGAAATGTGCGGATGATGCTGTCCGGAGGAGCCCCTCTGTCTCCCGCCACTCAGCGCTTCATGAACATCTGCTTCTGCTGTCCTGTTGGTCAGGGTTACGGTCTTACTGAGACCTGTGGAGCAGGAACTATAACTGAGG TTGCTGACTATAGCACAGGACGAGTTGGAGCTCCTCTGATCTGCTGTGAGGTCAAACTCAAAGACTGGGCAGAAG GTGGTTATACGAAGCATGACAAGCCTCATCCACGTGGTGAGATCCTCATCGGGGGTCCTAATGTGACCATGGGCTACTTCCGGAGTGAAGGCTGTAATAATGACTTCATTGTGGATGAGAACGGCCAGCGGTGGTTCTGCACTGGTGATATAGGAGAGATGCACCCTGACGGCTGTCTTCAGATTGTCG ATCGCAAGAAGGACCTTGTGAAACTTCAAGCAGGGGAGTACGTCTCTTTAGGCAAAGTTGAGTCTGCTCTGAAGAGCTGCTCTCTCATTGACAACATCTGCGCTTATGCAAACAG TGACCAGAATTACGTTATCAGCTTCATTGTTCCTAATCAGAAGACGCTGACAGCTCTTGCTAATCAGAAGGGCATTGAGGGCACGTGGGAAGAGATTTGCAACCACCCAGTTATGGAAAGGGAAGTTCTGAGAGCAATTAAAGAAGTTGCAACTTCAA TTAAACTCCAGCGCTTTGAGATCCCAGTTATGGTCCATCTGAGCCCGGAGCCCTGGACCCCTGAAACAGGCCTGGTGACGGACGCATTCAAACTCAAGAGGATAGAACTGAAGAACCACTATCTCAATGACATTGAAAGAATGTACGGACGCAAGTAG
- the nxt2 gene encoding NTF2-related export protein 2, which produces MASSVDFRTLVDQSCRYSDEFVNIYYDCMDKRRRNLTRLYLDKATLVWNGNAVTGRDALSEFFESLPSSEFQVQSLDCQPVHEQATHGQMTLLVVTAGSVKFDGNKQRFFNQNFLLTAQASPNSDQPVWKIASDCFRFQDWAN; this is translated from the exons ATGGCTTCATCGGTG GACTTCAGGACTCTGGTGGATCAGTCGTGCAGATACTCGGATGAATTCGTCAATATCTATTACGACTGTATGGACAAGAGAAGAAGG AATCTGACGAGGCTGTATCTGGACAAAGCGACGCTGGTGTGGAATGGAAATGCTGTCACGGGTCGAGATGCTCTCAGCGAGTTCTTCGAGTCTCTTCCTTCCAGTGAATTTCAAGTGCAGTCTCTTGACTGTCAGCCTGTACATG aacaAGCAACTCACGGCCAAATGACTCTGTTGGTGGTTACAGCTGGATCAGTGAAATTTGATGGAAACAAGCAGAGATTCTTCAACCAGAATTTCTTGTTAACAGCCCAAGCCTCTCCGAACAGTGACCAACCGGTGTGGAAGATCGCAAGCGACTGCTTTCGCTTTCAAGACTGGGCCAACTGA
- the LOC127971398 gene encoding 26S proteasome non-ATPase regulatory subunit 10, giving the protein MEGRVSNVEICNLAYTGKFDELKKCVLSDRSQATRTDQDSRTALHWACSAGHVDIVQFLLDLGVEVDLKDDACWTPLHIAASAGREEIVRSLISKGAQLNAVNQNGCTPLHYAASKNRYEIAQILLENGADPNATDKLESTPLHRASAKGNHQLIQLLLKESASTNIQDSEGNTPLHLACDEERTEAAKLLVEHGASIYIENKEKMTPLQVSKGGLGSVLKRIVEG; this is encoded by the exons ATGGAGGGAAGAGTATCAAATGTAGAAATCTGTAATCTGGCTTATACTGGGAAGTTTGACGAACTGAAGAAATGCGTGTTGTCTGACAGATCACAAGCGACGAGGACAGATCAG GACAGCAGGACTGCTCTGCACTGGGCTTGTTCAGCTGGACATGTGGATATCGTGCAGTTTCTGTTGGATCTTGGAGTTGAAGTGGATCTCAAAGATGAT GCGTGTTGGACTCCTCTTCATATAGCAGCATCTGCTGGGAGAGAAGAAATTGTCAGATCCTTAATATCCAAAGGAGCTCAGCTGAACGCTGTGAACCAGAATGGCTGCACCCCACTGCACTACGCAGCATCCAAAAACCGATATGAG ataGCCCAGATTTTGCTGGAAAACGGTGCAGATCCTAATGCAACAGATAAACTGGAATCCACACCTCTACACAGAGCATCTGCCAAGGGCAACCATCAACTCATTCAGCTTCTTTTGAAGGAGAGCGCTTCAACCAACATTCAGGACTCGGAGGGAAACACTCCACT TCATCTTGCATGTGACGAGGAGCGAACAGAGGCTGCAAAACTCCTTGTGGAACATGGTGCCAGCATCTACATTGAGAACAAGGAAAAGATGACGCCTCTTCAAGTGTCTAAAGGTGGCCTGGGATCTGTGTTGAAACGGATCGTAGAGGGTTGA